CACCATCCGGCACTGAATCATGCGGAAGGTTGGGAATGGCCATCAGGACTTCATTGAGCTCGCCCTGCAGGGTTTCGAGCCTGGCCTTGGCGGCATCGAGCTGCTCGCCCAGCCCGGCCACCTCGTCCAGCAGCGGCTGGATGTCCTCGCCCTGGGCCTTGGCCTTGCCGATGGCCTTGGAGCGGCGGTTGCGCTCGGCCTGCAGCTGTTCCGTATCCACCTGCAATGACTTGCGCTCCGCCTCCAGGGCGCGCAGCCGCTCGACATCCAGGGTGAAGCCGCGCCGCGCCAGTTGCTGCGCGGTCTGTTCCAGCTCGGTTCTCAATAACTTCGGATCCAGCATGGTTTGCCTTTGGTTGTATGATCTCAACGTAGGTCGGGTTAGCCCGCCAGGGCGTAACCCGACACCGTCCATCGCAACTGTCGGGTTACGCTATCGCTAACCCGACCTACGCCAGCGTTTGAGTTATTCGTGTACCGTGGCCGGCCAGGTCACGACATGACCCGGCGCGATCTGATCTTTCTGGTGTTCCAGTATCCGTTCGACCTTCTCCGGCGTGTCGAAGAACTCGATCACCAGCGGCAGGTCCAGCGCCAGGTCCACCAGCCGCGCCTCGTGCATCTGCCCCGAGGGACCGAAACCGCTGACGGCCCGGAACACGGTCACCCCGCGCACCTCTTCCTCGTCGTGCAGCCGCCGGACCAGGTGGCTGTGTCGTTCCTCAACATCCGTCATATAGATACGTACGAAGGTAACTTCGACCTGCTTCATAACTGCCTCCCGAGCGCCATGCCGAGACCCGCTGCCCCGATGCACAGCAGTACGCTCAGCATCACATTTGCCG
This sequence is a window from Thiohalobacter thiocyanaticus. Protein-coding genes within it:
- a CDS encoding DUF190 domain-containing protein, translated to MKQVEVTFVRIYMTDVEERHSHLVRRLHDEEEVRGVTVFRAVSGFGPSGQMHEARLVDLALDLPLVIEFFDTPEKVERILEHQKDQIAPGHVVTWPATVHE